A single genomic interval of Hymenobacter gelipurpurascens harbors:
- a CDS encoding tyrosine-type recombinase/integrase — translation MENESSLPVLVPTRNHALVELPFSVSRYVEAGLQGAQNTKRGYAADLRSFEDYCQHHQVTYLPAEVTTVAGYVSQMADRGMKLATIRRHVAAIAKLHQLAGQPSPTGHEALQIVLDGIARILGKRQQQAPAFTVAELKQAVRAMDITTPTGLRDRALLLLGFAGAFRRSELVALQVEDLELTHHALVIHLRRSKTNQYGQEEDKAVFYAPNADFCPVRAVQEWTACLGRTTGPLFTRMHRGSKSRAAQPGTAPLSDQSVNDLVQRHLGPLYSAHSLRASFVTVAVEAGQSNKAIKNQTKQKTDAMIERYARLDDVKRFNAAQYLGL, via the coding sequence ATGGAAAATGAGTCTTCGTTACCCGTCCTGGTTCCGACCCGCAACCATGCACTGGTCGAACTTCCCTTTTCGGTCAGTCGCTATGTCGAGGCAGGACTGCAGGGAGCACAGAATACGAAGCGCGGGTACGCCGCCGACCTGCGCAGCTTTGAGGATTATTGTCAGCATCACCAGGTGACCTACCTGCCGGCCGAGGTGACGACCGTCGCGGGGTACGTGTCGCAGATGGCCGACCGTGGGATGAAACTCGCGACCATTCGCCGGCACGTGGCCGCCATCGCCAAGCTGCATCAGCTGGCGGGTCAGCCTTCGCCCACAGGTCATGAGGCCCTGCAGATCGTGCTGGATGGCATTGCCCGGATTCTGGGAAAACGGCAACAGCAAGCGCCCGCCTTTACCGTAGCGGAGCTCAAGCAGGCCGTGCGGGCCATGGATATCACGACGCCGACGGGCTTACGGGACCGGGCCCTCTTGCTGCTCGGGTTTGCGGGCGCCTTTCGCCGATCAGAGCTGGTGGCTCTTCAAGTCGAGGACTTAGAACTCACGCACCATGCGCTCGTGATCCATTTGCGCCGCAGCAAGACAAACCAGTATGGACAGGAAGAGGACAAGGCCGTGTTTTACGCACCCAACGCCGATTTCTGCCCTGTACGGGCCGTGCAGGAATGGACGGCTTGCCTGGGACGCACCACTGGACCGCTGTTTACGCGTATGCACCGGGGAAGTAAGTCCAGAGCAGCTCAGCCTGGTACCGCCCCACTATCGGATCAAAGTGTGAATGATCTGGTGCAACGGCATCTGGGACCGTTGTATTCGGCTCACTCCCTGCGGGCTTCCTTTGTGACCGTGGCCGTGGAAGCGGGCCAGTCTAATAAGGCCATTAAGAATCAGACGAAGCAAAAGACCGATGCCATGATTGAGCGCTATGCCCGTCTAGATGATGTCAAGCGGTTTAATGCGGCTCAGTATTTAGGGCTATAA
- a CDS encoding reverse transcriptase domain-containing protein, whose product MSIPPSSSNTNGNEQPASVPATKVDLTASFQKVTDVHQLARVLNVALTLELAENPEHKDKPISAKLLNYYAYHKKETRYRTFRIPKRTRGEVRIIKAPDRGLLRLQRLLLSCLTATFTTSHPASHGFVLGRSVLTNAQPHAGHRFVLNLDLRDFFPSTSIGRVVAVLQLPPFSLSKEGAYLIANLCCDQGCLPQGAPTSPLLTNAVCQRLDRRLQQLATHHRCTYTRYADDLTFSCNRPVFRDRFHQELNTIITAEGYQQNEQKQRLQTPEIRQEVTGIVVNERPNVPREYVRQIRAMLHNWETRGYEAATSTLQQHYATSKAHARHRGNVPKLERVLAGKIAYWGMVRGWEDVNYISSLLKLRKLTDKQKRHERYT is encoded by the coding sequence ATGTCTATTCCTCCATCTTCATCTAACACTAATGGGAACGAACAGCCTGCAAGCGTACCGGCAACGAAGGTTGACTTAACAGCAAGTTTTCAAAAGGTCACCGATGTCCATCAGTTGGCTCGAGTGTTGAATGTTGCACTAACGTTAGAGCTGGCCGAAAATCCCGAGCATAAGGACAAACCCATTTCGGCTAAGCTGCTCAACTATTACGCTTACCACAAAAAGGAAACGCGTTACCGCACGTTTCGGATTCCGAAGCGTACCCGCGGTGAAGTACGCATCATCAAGGCCCCCGACCGGGGCTTGTTGCGTTTGCAGCGGCTGTTACTGTCCTGTCTCACTGCTACTTTTACTACTAGCCACCCAGCCTCTCACGGCTTTGTGCTTGGCCGTAGTGTCCTCACCAATGCGCAGCCGCATGCTGGCCACCGCTTTGTACTTAACCTAGATTTACGTGACTTCTTTCCCAGTACCTCCATTGGGCGAGTAGTTGCCGTGCTGCAATTGCCCCCGTTCAGCCTCTCCAAAGAAGGGGCTTACCTCATTGCCAATCTTTGCTGCGACCAGGGATGCCTGCCGCAAGGTGCCCCCACCTCACCACTACTTACAAATGCCGTTTGTCAGCGCCTTGACCGTCGTTTGCAGCAGCTGGCTACCCATCACCGCTGTACCTACACCCGGTATGCCGATGACCTCACTTTCTCTTGCAACCGCCCTGTTTTCCGCGACCGTTTTCATCAGGAGCTGAATACCATTATTACGGCGGAAGGGTACCAACAGAACGAGCAGAAACAACGACTCCAAACACCTGAAATCCGCCAAGAAGTAACCGGCATCGTGGTTAATGAACGCCCAAACGTACCCCGCGAGTACGTGCGACAAATCCGCGCTATGCTGCATAATTGGGAAACCAGGGGCTACGAAGCCGCCACATCTACTTTGCAGCAGCATTATGCCACTAGCAAGGCCCACGCTCGCCACCGGGGCAATGTGCCAAAGTTGGAGCGGGTTCTGGCGGGAAAAATTGCTTATTGGGGAATGGTGCGGGGATGGGAGGATGTAAATTATATTTCGAGCTTACTAAAGCTTAGAAAGTTGACTGACAAACAAAAACGTCATGAACGATATACTTGA
- a CDS encoding SusC/RagA family TonB-linked outer membrane protein — translation MLSLLSVTAVAQKLTGQVVDAALSQPIPGATVQVKRTQAGTLTNATGTFTLTNLQPADILVFTYLGYKSQEIQYTGQTNLTVELVAGVSLNEVVVTALGLERNAQSLGYAVQKIDGRQVSEVKASNFLDNLAGKAAGVMVTGGSTGVGASSRIVIRGESSFTNNNPLFVVDGIVINNATVVNRVNDDANGFQEIDFGNGAGEINPDDVASVSVLKGPSAAALYGTRASNGVILITTKDGSSAGKGIGVSFNSTFYAEQPFQLPRFQNSYGQGNSGAFKYSDGLGGGVNDNISYSYGPRLDAGVLTQQYDSPVTLPDGRVVRGADTRLYSGLPITPTPFVSHPNNLRDFYQTGHTFINNLAVAGDYDKGSYRLSYTDLNSQSIIPGVDLKRKTLAARLQFDPVKWLKVSSSLNYINSGSDNRPATKYGSENTNYALSAWLGRQTDINPMKQYWQPGLEGIQHYSYNYTYFDNPYFTLYENRNSFNRDRLIGNVALTAELANSLTLLVRSSMDYSNENRQFRRAFSSNRFKSGAYAENGVFFREINTDFLLNYTRSLGPLSLDVSAGGNRMDQQTSFDQYQALTLAQPGVFKLNNAASPVEVYQQSGRKRINSLYALAKLGFKDVLFVDITGRNDWSSALATPTSTANTAFFYPSVSASWVLSNQFQLPAAVSFAKVRASAANVGNDTSPYQTAGVYNARNPVFSQPAFSDQSTIANTNLKPESITSLEVGADVRFFNDRLGFDLTYYKARTRNQILSLPIAIPTGYSERVINGGEVQSRGIEAVVNATPVQTNRFRWNASLNFSRNRTNVVSLPAEAGTLTLGYNRIYDNVNQTVWYQVRQGDRMGDMWGTGYLRTAQGEFIVGSNGQYIADNTLKKLGNYNPDFMVGLSNQFSVGSFNLGFLLDWRQGGILVSRTLALAGVAGQLIETADRPDAGIVAKGVVNTGTADNPNYQPNTLAIPAETYYRMYYDRNNEENSTYNASYVKLRELTIGYSVPQTAWLTKKLRTQQLTIALIGRNLLALSHIPHFDPEQTSFQQNQLQTGVEDMTYPTTRNVGLKLSANF, via the coding sequence TTGCTTTCCTTATTATCCGTAACGGCAGTTGCCCAGAAACTCACCGGGCAGGTGGTAGACGCGGCCTTGTCACAACCGATACCGGGGGCCACCGTGCAGGTAAAACGCACGCAGGCGGGTACGCTCACGAATGCGACGGGAACGTTCACGCTGACCAATCTCCAGCCAGCCGACATACTTGTTTTTACCTACCTGGGCTATAAATCGCAGGAAATCCAGTACACGGGGCAAACCAACCTGACGGTTGAGCTGGTGGCGGGCGTTTCCCTCAATGAGGTAGTCGTAACGGCCCTGGGACTGGAGCGCAACGCCCAGAGCCTGGGCTACGCGGTGCAGAAAATCGATGGCCGACAGGTCAGCGAGGTAAAAGCTTCCAACTTCCTCGACAATCTGGCGGGTAAGGCAGCGGGCGTTATGGTCACGGGCGGCTCCACCGGGGTGGGAGCGTCGTCGCGCATTGTCATCCGGGGCGAATCGTCTTTCACCAACAATAATCCCCTCTTTGTGGTCGACGGCATTGTAATCAACAACGCCACGGTAGTCAACCGCGTCAACGACGATGCCAACGGGTTTCAGGAAATCGATTTCGGCAACGGGGCTGGGGAAATCAACCCCGACGACGTGGCGTCGGTGTCGGTCCTTAAAGGACCCAGCGCGGCGGCCCTCTACGGAACCCGGGCCTCCAATGGGGTCATCTTGATTACGACCAAAGACGGTTCGTCGGCGGGCAAAGGCATTGGCGTGAGCTTCAATAGCACCTTCTACGCCGAGCAGCCGTTCCAGCTGCCCAGGTTTCAGAACAGCTACGGGCAGGGCAACAGCGGCGCGTTCAAGTACAGCGACGGCCTGGGCGGGGGTGTCAACGACAACATCTCGTACAGCTACGGCCCCCGGCTGGACGCGGGCGTGTTGACCCAGCAGTACGACAGCCCCGTGACCCTGCCCGACGGCCGGGTGGTGCGCGGCGCCGATACGCGGCTCTACAGCGGACTCCCCATCACCCCGACGCCGTTTGTGTCACACCCCAACAACCTGCGCGATTTTTACCAGACCGGGCACACGTTCATCAACAACCTGGCGGTTGCGGGCGACTACGACAAGGGCAGCTACCGGCTTTCCTACACGGACCTCAACAGCCAGTCGATTATTCCGGGGGTGGACCTGAAGCGCAAAACCCTGGCCGCCCGGCTGCAGTTTGACCCAGTCAAATGGCTGAAAGTCAGCTCGTCGCTCAACTACATCAACAGCGGCAGCGACAACCGTCCCGCGACCAAGTACGGTTCGGAAAACACCAACTACGCCCTGAGTGCCTGGCTGGGCCGCCAAACCGACATCAACCCCATGAAGCAGTACTGGCAGCCGGGGCTGGAAGGGATTCAGCATTATTCCTACAACTACACCTACTTCGACAACCCGTATTTTACGCTCTACGAAAACCGGAATTCGTTTAACCGCGACCGGCTCATCGGCAATGTGGCCCTCACGGCCGAGCTGGCTAACAGCCTGACGCTGCTGGTGCGCAGTAGCATGGACTACTCCAATGAGAACCGCCAGTTTCGGCGGGCCTTTAGCAGCAACCGCTTCAAGAGCGGCGCTTACGCCGAGAACGGCGTTTTTTTCCGGGAAATCAACACCGACTTCCTGCTGAACTACACCCGCAGCCTGGGGCCGCTCTCGCTCGACGTATCGGCGGGAGGCAACCGGATGGACCAACAGACCTCGTTCGACCAATACCAGGCCCTGACGCTGGCCCAGCCGGGCGTGTTCAAGCTCAACAACGCTGCCTCGCCGGTGGAGGTATACCAGCAGAGTGGCCGTAAGCGCATCAACAGCCTGTATGCCCTGGCCAAGCTGGGTTTTAAAGACGTTTTGTTTGTCGACATTACCGGGCGCAACGACTGGTCAAGCGCCCTGGCAACGCCCACGTCTACGGCCAATACGGCTTTCTTCTACCCGTCGGTATCGGCCAGCTGGGTGCTGTCGAACCAGTTCCAGCTGCCCGCGGCCGTGTCGTTTGCCAAAGTACGGGCCAGCGCCGCCAACGTCGGCAACGACACCAGCCCCTATCAGACGGCGGGGGTATACAACGCCCGGAACCCGGTTTTTTCGCAGCCGGCGTTCAGCGACCAGAGCACCATTGCCAATACCAACCTGAAACCAGAGTCGATTACCTCCCTGGAAGTAGGGGCGGATGTCCGCTTCTTCAACGACCGGCTGGGTTTCGACCTGACCTACTACAAAGCCCGCACCCGCAACCAGATTCTGTCGCTGCCCATTGCCATCCCGACCGGCTACAGCGAGCGGGTCATCAACGGCGGGGAGGTGCAGTCGCGGGGCATCGAGGCCGTGGTGAACGCCACGCCCGTGCAGACAAACCGCTTCCGGTGGAACGCGAGCCTGAATTTCAGCCGGAACCGGACCAACGTGGTATCGCTGCCCGCAGAAGCTGGCACCCTGACCCTGGGCTACAACCGCATCTACGACAACGTGAACCAGACGGTCTGGTACCAGGTGCGGCAGGGCGACCGGATGGGCGATATGTGGGGAACGGGCTACCTGCGCACCGCGCAGGGCGAGTTCATTGTGGGCAGCAACGGGCAGTACATTGCCGACAACACCCTCAAGAAGCTGGGTAACTACAACCCCGACTTCATGGTGGGGCTGTCGAACCAGTTCAGCGTCGGCAGTTTTAATCTCGGCTTTCTACTCGACTGGCGGCAGGGCGGGATTCTGGTGTCGCGCACGCTGGCCCTGGCCGGCGTGGCGGGTCAGCTGATTGAAACGGCCGACCGGCCCGATGCAGGCATCGTGGCCAAAGGCGTGGTGAACACCGGTACGGCCGACAACCCGAACTACCAGCCCAATACCCTCGCTATTCCGGCCGAAACCTACTACCGGATGTACTACGACCGCAACAATGAGGAGAACAGCACCTACAATGCCTCCTATGTAAAGCTTCGGGAACTGACCATCGGTTACTCGGTGCCCCAAACGGCCTGGCTGACTAAGAAGCTGCGTACGCAGCAGCTGACCATTGCCCTGATAGGACGGAACCTGCTGGCCCTCTCGCACATCCCGCACTTCGACCCCGAGCAGACCTCGTTTCAGCAAAATCAACTGCAGACGGGCGTCGAGGACATGACTTACCCCACCACCCGCAACGTGGGCTTAAAGCTAAGCGCTAATTTCTAA
- a CDS encoding Fic family protein, producing MTAYIHQQPAWPAFNWQPAALEQLLGQVRYQQGHLLGRLEALGVELRSEATLRTLTLDVLKSSEIEGEMLPPASVRSSLAHRLGLERGGLPATNRRVEGVVAMMLDATQQAGQPLTAQRLYGWHHSLFPTGYSGLNPLQVGSWRTGPMQVVSGPMGRERVHYEAPPAEVLQEQMQQFMDWFNGSPELDPVLKAGLAHFWFVTIHPFDDGNGRIARAIADLQLTRADGTGQRCYSMSAQIQAERQQYYDLLETSQRGTLDLTPWLTWFLGCMGRALTAAGHTLAQVLSKAHFWELHQQTTLNERQRRLLIRLLDGFEGKLTSSKWARMAKCSQDTAGRDIADLVAKGILERDSAGGRSTNYCLLWPDARGLNDSSFNAH from the coding sequence ATGACGGCTTATATCCACCAACAGCCCGCGTGGCCTGCTTTTAACTGGCAGCCCGCGGCCTTGGAGCAGCTCCTGGGGCAGGTACGTTACCAACAGGGGCACCTGCTGGGGCGGCTGGAAGCGCTGGGCGTGGAACTGCGCAGTGAAGCAACCTTGCGTACGCTCACCCTGGATGTGCTCAAATCCAGTGAGATCGAAGGCGAGATGCTGCCGCCCGCGTCGGTTCGCTCCTCCCTGGCTCATCGGCTGGGACTGGAACGCGGTGGACTGCCGGCCACTAACCGCCGGGTCGAAGGGGTTGTCGCCATGATGCTGGATGCCACCCAACAGGCGGGCCAGCCTCTGACGGCCCAGCGCCTGTACGGCTGGCACCATTCCTTATTTCCTACAGGCTACAGCGGCCTGAACCCACTGCAGGTAGGCTCCTGGCGCACGGGACCGATGCAGGTGGTTTCCGGGCCGATGGGCCGGGAGCGGGTCCATTATGAGGCTCCCCCAGCTGAGGTGCTGCAAGAGCAGATGCAGCAGTTTATGGACTGGTTCAACGGCTCTCCTGAACTGGACCCGGTGCTCAAGGCCGGCCTGGCGCACTTCTGGTTTGTGACAATTCACCCCTTTGACGACGGCAACGGGCGTATTGCCCGCGCCATTGCCGACCTGCAGCTGACCCGGGCCGATGGTACCGGGCAGCGCTGCTACAGCATGTCCGCCCAGATTCAGGCCGAGCGACAGCAGTACTACGACTTGCTGGAAACCAGCCAGCGTGGTACGCTGGACCTGACACCCTGGCTGACCTGGTTTTTGGGCTGCATGGGGCGGGCGCTGACGGCGGCCGGGCACACCCTGGCGCAGGTGCTGTCAAAGGCGCATTTCTGGGAATTACATCAGCAGACCACCTTGAATGAGCGCCAGCGGCGGCTGTTGATCCGCCTGCTCGACGGCTTCGAAGGCAAGCTGACTTCCTCGAAATGGGCGCGCATGGCCAAGTGCTCCCAGGATACGGCGGGCCGGGATATCGCCGACCTGGTAGCGAAAGGAATTCTGGAGCGGGACAGCGCTGGCGGCCGCAGTACCAACTACTGCCTGCTGTGGCCGGATGCTCGGGGATTAAATGATAGCTCGTTCAACGCCCATTAA
- a CDS encoding tyrosine-type recombinase/integrase, with product MATENLLPVVQSPAAAQVPAHLVESTHRYVESGLRGAPNTVRAYAGDWKRFTTWCALHQLAALPASVEALVGFLTELADAGKKYATIERHGAAIAKAHELAGVESPTADKKLKVLLRGIAREIKTRQKQAPAFSLDSFKRTIKSIDVTVPAGLRNRALLLLGFTGAFRRSELEALNIEDLAFDEDGLVVTLPHSKTNQLGQAEEKAIFYSPDSALCPIRSLQAWLRMLGRTEGPVFVSMRRNNQVTTRRMTTKYTNLIVQQYLGPQYTAHSLRASFVTVSKLNGADDSKVMNQTKHKTSAMIRRYTRLDNVRQHNSAKELGL from the coding sequence ATGGCTACTGAGAATCTGCTCCCCGTCGTTCAGTCTCCGGCCGCCGCCCAGGTGCCCGCCCACCTGGTGGAATCCACCCACCGCTACGTCGAGTCCGGCCTGCGCGGGGCGCCCAACACGGTGCGCGCCTACGCCGGCGACTGGAAGCGCTTCACTACTTGGTGTGCATTGCACCAGCTCGCCGCGCTGCCGGCTTCGGTAGAAGCACTGGTCGGATTCTTAACCGAGCTCGCGGACGCGGGCAAGAAGTACGCGACCATCGAGCGGCACGGCGCCGCCATTGCCAAGGCCCACGAGCTGGCGGGCGTGGAGTCGCCCACGGCCGACAAGAAACTCAAGGTGCTGTTGCGCGGCATTGCCCGCGAAATCAAGACCCGCCAAAAGCAGGCGCCCGCGTTTTCCCTCGATTCGTTCAAGCGCACCATCAAGAGCATCGATGTCACGGTGCCCGCGGGTTTGCGCAACCGGGCCTTGCTGCTGCTCGGCTTCACCGGCGCGTTCCGCCGCTCAGAGCTCGAAGCGCTCAACATCGAAGACCTGGCCTTTGACGAGGACGGCCTGGTGGTAACGCTGCCCCACAGCAAAACCAACCAGCTGGGGCAAGCCGAGGAGAAAGCCATTTTCTATTCGCCGGATTCGGCGCTGTGTCCGATCCGGTCGCTGCAGGCTTGGCTGCGGATGCTGGGTCGCACGGAAGGTCCGGTGTTTGTATCGATGCGGCGTAACAACCAGGTGACGACCCGGCGCATGACGACCAAGTACACCAACCTGATCGTGCAACAGTACCTGGGTCCACAGTACACGGCGCACTCGCTGCGGGCTTCCTTCGTCACGGTGTCCAAGCTCAACGGTGCCGACGACTCCAAGGTGATGAACCAGACCAAGCACAAGACGAGTGCGATGATCCGGCGCTACACCCGACTCGACAATGTGCGCCAGCACAACTCGGCCAAGGAGCTCGGGCTCTAG
- a CDS encoding SusD/RagB family nutrient-binding outer membrane lipoprotein, with product MKRKLTSILLLSALVGFLPGCTDRFEEINTNPNAPVDVQPSLLLRKIVFDYGEQMSYESFVAGNLLGQYFTAIDFNLFDRHSLSEPQYGGNPWPIMYSNLRDNEILLQKARSNAAFGVYEGPALILKAYIAAMLTDLYGDVPYSQALQGKAGVITPAYDSQESIYTAPGGILDNLDKGIASINNYKGPTALEGDVLYGGNRSKWILFANSLKIKCLMRISGKVNVQAALQKIVTEGNYIKANADNAAFRFSLAQPNNFRMATARIGDFNLFIMSKTSEELLTGLSDPRIATYFRPTAAKPGTYKGLLNGPDASKLSISLADYSLTGTIFRENSDRLSANFITAGETSFWLAEAAQRGLVSASAKTLYEQGITQSFDYWGTALPGSYLTSTKVAYGQNAQNPLEQILTQKWLGNINNAYEGWTEYRRTGFPRLKTVSASLNNGLIPKRMPYPATESALNAVQYQIAADNTQNNSINAPVWWAR from the coding sequence ATGAAACGGAAATTAACTAGCATCCTGCTGCTGAGCGCACTGGTTGGCTTTCTGCCCGGCTGTACGGATAGATTCGAGGAAATCAACACGAACCCCAACGCGCCGGTTGATGTGCAACCCTCACTCCTGCTGCGCAAAATTGTCTTTGACTACGGCGAGCAGATGTCCTACGAATCCTTCGTGGCGGGCAACCTGCTGGGGCAGTACTTCACGGCCATCGACTTCAACCTGTTCGACCGGCACAGCCTGAGCGAGCCGCAGTACGGCGGTAACCCCTGGCCGATTATGTACAGCAATCTGCGGGACAACGAGATTCTGCTGCAAAAGGCGCGCTCGAATGCGGCTTTCGGGGTGTACGAAGGACCGGCCCTGATACTGAAAGCCTACATCGCCGCCATGCTGACGGACCTGTACGGCGACGTTCCCTACAGCCAGGCGCTACAGGGCAAAGCGGGAGTAATTACGCCGGCCTACGACAGCCAGGAATCCATCTATACGGCACCGGGCGGCATCCTCGACAACCTGGACAAGGGTATCGCCTCCATCAACAATTACAAAGGGCCTACGGCGCTCGAGGGTGACGTGCTCTACGGGGGCAACCGCAGTAAATGGATACTGTTTGCCAATTCGCTGAAAATTAAATGTCTGATGCGCATATCAGGCAAGGTGAACGTGCAAGCGGCCCTGCAAAAAATCGTGACCGAAGGCAATTACATCAAGGCCAATGCGGACAATGCCGCCTTCCGATTCTCGCTGGCCCAGCCCAACAATTTCCGCATGGCAACCGCCCGGATCGGGGATTTCAACCTGTTCATCATGTCCAAAACCAGCGAGGAGCTGCTGACGGGACTTAGCGACCCCCGGATAGCGACGTATTTTCGACCAACGGCGGCCAAGCCAGGTACCTACAAAGGCCTGTTGAACGGACCCGATGCCTCCAAGCTCTCCATCTCGCTGGCCGATTACTCGCTTACGGGGACCATCTTCCGGGAAAACTCGGACCGTTTATCGGCCAACTTCATAACCGCGGGCGAAACCAGTTTCTGGCTGGCCGAAGCCGCCCAGCGGGGGCTGGTGTCGGCATCGGCCAAGACCTTGTATGAGCAGGGCATTACCCAGTCGTTTGACTACTGGGGAACGGCGCTGCCCGGCAGCTACCTGACCAGCACCAAGGTGGCCTACGGCCAGAACGCCCAGAACCCCCTCGAGCAGATACTGACGCAGAAATGGCTGGGGAACATCAACAACGCCTACGAAGGCTGGACCGAGTACCGCCGGACGGGGTTTCCCCGCCTGAAAACGGTTTCGGCCAGCCTCAACAACGGGCTGATTCCCAAACGCATGCCCTACCCCGCCACGGAAAGTGCGCTTAACGCGGTGCAGTACCAGATAGCGGCCGACAACACTCAAAATAACAGTATCAACGCTCCCGTATGGTGGGCTCGCTGA
- a CDS encoding ATP-dependent DNA helicase has protein sequence MILTDDQRNALANFKSFLEHPQEPLFLLRGYAGTGKTTLLKKLLSELTQPAVLLAPTGRAARVMTQQSGQEASTIHRGIYNFERLKRLQAENSADDAKKSFKYFFDLDANNAPVGTVFVVDEASMVGDAFSESEFFRLGSGKLLSDLLRYVQPTPANRYKILFVGDRAQLPPVGDKDSWALDKHSLSTRLGGAAVGEFELTEVIRQQAHSGILANATAVRECLHRQNFASLRLKRASDVRDVAPGQALSTYLAAGGGPKSLPDEAIIITYSNNLARGYNQLVREHFYPGQETVSVGDRLIITQNNYLDQANSLYNGEFAEVLEVQNFFSRTIRIFVNAEAVRVQLVWRSVRLRIIRPDGSTHETNRLLLDDFLMSRDNSLRSEQTKALYVDAIQRWRDKTGHDEHHAEFGDFLKQDIYFHAIRAKYGYAITCHKSQGGTWRTTMVDFQGFSGQRHAHYFRWVYTAITRASQQLYLLNEGGFAAWDGMKLLFGPGNTPPSSPVPLPPAVVAAHTDSYDELEELEQRLKQHTRPLPMRRLLRRVAGQLSDHATVVEQVQGYPYMERYTIKRGDETGQVVVDYGKDELFKQARLQGPTTALAQEAVTYLNAPPLITLALPPIELAADTPPSLQSFIEMLSEQCTAAEIMVLSIDIKPYAYHYHLQDNSGRAVLLISFNIQGHVTTVQLARHSSAILVEKLHLLLTNLE, from the coding sequence ATGATTCTTACTGACGACCAGCGTAATGCTCTAGCTAATTTTAAAAGCTTTTTAGAACACCCGCAGGAACCGTTGTTTCTGTTACGGGGGTACGCAGGCACAGGTAAAACAACCTTACTCAAAAAGCTGCTGTCAGAATTAACGCAACCGGCCGTGCTACTTGCTCCAACCGGCCGGGCAGCGCGAGTGATGACGCAGCAAAGTGGCCAGGAGGCCAGCACCATCCACCGGGGTATTTACAACTTTGAGAGGCTGAAGCGTCTGCAAGCCGAGAATTCAGCGGACGATGCGAAAAAGTCATTCAAATACTTTTTCGACCTGGACGCAAATAATGCCCCCGTGGGCACGGTATTCGTTGTTGATGAAGCATCGATGGTGGGTGATGCCTTTAGCGAATCCGAATTTTTTCGCTTGGGTAGCGGGAAGCTGCTGAGCGACTTACTGCGCTATGTGCAACCCACGCCGGCTAATCGCTACAAGATATTGTTCGTAGGAGACCGGGCACAGCTGCCGCCCGTGGGAGATAAAGACTCGTGGGCGCTCGACAAGCACAGCCTGAGCACCCGCCTCGGTGGTGCAGCCGTCGGTGAATTCGAGTTGACCGAAGTAATACGCCAGCAGGCCCATAGCGGTATTCTGGCCAATGCTACTGCCGTACGTGAGTGCCTGCATCGACAAAACTTTGCCAGCCTACGTCTTAAGCGTGCCTCCGACGTGCGCGACGTAGCCCCGGGCCAGGCACTGTCTACCTACCTAGCGGCAGGCGGCGGGCCCAAGTCACTGCCCGACGAGGCCATCATCATTACCTATTCCAACAATCTGGCCCGCGGCTACAATCAGCTTGTGCGAGAGCATTTCTATCCGGGCCAGGAAACCGTAAGCGTGGGTGACCGCCTTATCATTACGCAGAACAATTACCTTGACCAAGCTAACTCCTTGTACAACGGCGAATTTGCGGAGGTCCTGGAAGTTCAAAATTTCTTTTCGCGCACCATCCGCATTTTCGTGAATGCCGAGGCTGTGCGAGTTCAGCTCGTATGGCGGTCAGTACGCCTCCGTATAATCCGGCCCGATGGTTCGACCCACGAGACCAATCGCCTCCTGCTCGATGACTTTCTGATGAGCCGTGACAACAGCCTGCGTTCGGAGCAAACCAAAGCCCTGTACGTAGACGCCATTCAGCGGTGGCGCGACAAAACCGGCCATGACGAGCACCATGCTGAATTTGGCGATTTTCTAAAGCAGGATATTTATTTTCACGCCATCCGAGCCAAGTATGGTTATGCCATTACCTGTCATAAGTCCCAAGGTGGTACCTGGCGCACCACTATGGTTGACTTCCAGGGGTTTTCAGGTCAGCGTCACGCTCATTATTTTCGGTGGGTTTACACTGCCATTACCCGGGCCAGTCAGCAGTTGTACTTGCTCAATGAAGGCGGTTTTGCTGCTTGGGATGGGATGAAGCTATTATTTGGACCAGGCAACACGCCTCCGTCCAGCCCGGTGCCACTTCCTCCTGCCGTTGTAGCGGCCCACACCGACAGTTACGATGAGCTGGAAGAGTTGGAACAACGGCTAAAACAACACACCCGCCCGCTTCCAATGCGGCGACTGCTGCGGCGTGTGGCAGGGCAGCTCAGCGACCATGCCACCGTAGTAGAGCAAGTACAGGGCTACCCTTATATGGAACGCTACACCATAAAGCGCGGAGACGAAACGGGACAGGTCGTGGTGGATTACGGCAAAGACGAATTATTCAAACAAGCCCGACTGCAAGGCCCCACCACTGCCCTGGCCCAGGAAGCCGTGACTTACCTGAATGCGCCACCACTCATAACTCTGGCTTTGCCTCCGATTGAGCTGGCTGCTGACACGCCACCCAGTCTTCAAAGCTTCATTGAGATGCTTAGCGAGCAATGCACAGCGGCCGAAATCATGGTCTTATCGATTGACATCAAGCCTTATGCCTATCACTACCATTTACAGGACAATAGTGGGCGGGCCGTACTGCTGATTAGCTTCAACATTCAGGGCCATGTGACCACCGTTCAACTGGCTCGACACAGCTCAGCAATACTGGTCGAAAAACTCCACCTCCTGCTCACGAATTTGGAATAA